In Triticum urartu cultivar G1812 chromosome 6, Tu2.1, whole genome shotgun sequence, the following proteins share a genomic window:
- the LOC125514875 gene encoding F-box protein At5g03970-like: MSRPHPLPTAAPPLEDENLLSEILLRLPPQPSSLPRASLVSNRWRRIASDPGFFRRFRRHHRPNPPLLGFFDMYGCRSFVPTLEAPDRVPPGRFSLQRGDDDWFRSLGSRHGLVLILNRPTNQLLVWDPVTGDKHWIAVPPGFGCDSDSPIGGAVLRSAVDDHHFLVALVSTTETQDHTRAIASAYLSETNTWSDIISTPLPPASESRFQLQAQDLPPFECPTMISCNIPAVLVGDSLYWWLRDSSYNILQFDLDRDSLAVIPAPVDLYDSDINFSVMRADDGGLGFLFVSKFSVQLWKTKVICDCFNSWVLGRTIEMDKLFPLDSKERESPMIVGFAEENNVALMWTEGSLFMFQLESLQLKKLVETRISFYQPFESVYTAETSIGGGHDGADLLHST, encoded by the exons ATGAGCCGCCCCCACCCTttgccgacggcggcgccgccgcTGGAGGACGAGAACCTCCTCTCCGAGATCCTCCTCCGCCTCCCCCCGCAGCCGTCCTCCCTCCCTCGCGCCTCGCTCGTCTCCAATCGCTGGCGCCGCATCGCCTCCGACCCCGGCTTCTTCCGCCGCttccgccgccaccaccgccccaACCCTCCGCTCCTCGGTTTCTTCGACATGTACGGCTGCCGCTCCTTCGTGCCTACCCTCGAGGCCCCGGATCGTGTCCCGCCCGGGCGCTTCTCCCTGCAGCGCGGCGACGACGACTGGTTCAGGTCCCTTGGAAGCCGTCATGGCCTGGTGCTAATCTTGAACAGACCCACGAACCAGTTGCTGGTCTGGGACCCCGTCACCGGCGACAAGCACTGGATTGCCGTCCCCCCGGGATTCGGGTGCGACTCGGACAGCCCGATCGGCGGGGCGGTGCTTCGCTCTGCCGTAGACGACCACCACTTCCTGGTGGCCTTGGTAAGCACCACCGAGACACAAGACCATACAAGAGCCATCGCCAGCGCTTACTTGTCGGAGACCAACACATGGAGTGATATAATCTCAACACCGCTTCCACCGGCGTCCGAATCCCGCTTCCAATTGCAAGCACAAGACTTGCCACCGTTTGAATGTCCGACCATGATTTCTTGCAACATACCCGCTGTGCTGGTTGGGGATTCCCTTTACTGGTGGCTTCGGGATAGCTCGTACAACATCCTCCAATTTGATTTGGATAGGGACAGCCTAGCCGTGATACCTGCACCGGTCGACTTGTATGACAGTGATATCAACTTCTCGGTTATGCGGGCAGATGATGGAGGGCTTGGTTTCCTATTTGTATCAAAGTTCAGTGTTCAATTGTGGAAGACGAAGGTCATTTGTGACTGTTTTAATTCGTGGGTGCTGGGAAGAACAATTGAAATGGACAAGCTATTTCCGCTGGATTCAAAGGAGAGAGAGTCTCCAATGATAGTAGGATTTGCTGAGGAGAATAATGTGGCTCTCATGTGGACAGAAGGCAGTCTCTTCATGTTCCAGCTTGAGTCGTTGCAGCTCAAGAAGCTCGTGGAAACCAGAATCTCTTTCTATCAACCATTCGAAAGTGTCTATACTGCAG AAACAAGCATTGGTGGTGGACATGATGGAGCTGATCTCTTGCACAGCACATAA